In Candidatus Mycalebacterium zealandia, one DNA window encodes the following:
- the trpS gene encoding tryptophan--tRNA ligase, which translates to MADKHILVTGDRPTGRLHLGHLAGSLENRLKFQDQYACFFLVADLHMLTTHFDKTGEVEKSTLEMVTDWLSVGMNPEKSVFYIQSQISAISRLNVILSMLCSVPRCGRIPTLKEKIQDLGVGEAYSVGLLGYPVLMASDILVFKATKVPVGEDQLSHIELTRELARRFNSLYGEMFEEPEPVISRVSRLVGLDGDRKMSKSLNNCIYLSDTEKEVNKKVGGMFTDPKRVRADIPGTVEGNPVFEYHDAFNPDVEEIEDLKDRYRKGAVGDVEVKQKLAKAINAVLEPFREKRAEFEKRPDDVRDILRHGTAKANESANEHIEEIIKKTGLFNP; encoded by the coding sequence ATGGCGGACAAACACATACTTGTAACCGGCGACAGACCGACCGGGCGGCTCCATCTGGGGCATCTTGCCGGCTCACTTGAGAACCGCCTGAAGTTTCAGGACCAATACGCGTGTTTTTTTCTCGTTGCCGACCTGCACATGCTCACAACCCATTTTGACAAAACGGGCGAGGTGGAGAAAAGCACGCTTGAAATGGTAACGGACTGGCTTTCGGTGGGAATGAATCCCGAAAAATCGGTTTTCTACATTCAGTCGCAGATTTCCGCCATATCGCGCCTGAACGTGATTTTGTCCATGCTGTGTTCGGTTCCGCGTTGCGGCAGAATTCCCACGCTCAAAGAAAAGATTCAGGATTTGGGAGTCGGCGAGGCGTATTCGGTGGGGTTGCTCGGCTATCCGGTGCTTATGGCTTCGGACATACTGGTTTTCAAGGCGACAAAGGTGCCGGTCGGTGAAGACCAGCTCAGCCACATTGAACTCACGCGCGAACTCGCCCGCAGGTTCAATTCGCTTTACGGCGAAATGTTTGAGGAGCCGGAGCCGGTAATCAGCAGGGTCTCACGCCTTGTCGGGCTGGACGGCGACCGCAAGATGAGCAAAAGTCTCAACAACTGTATTTATCTGTCCGACACGGAAAAAGAGGTGAACAAAAAAGTGGGCGGAATGTTTACCGACCCCAAGCGCGTAAGGGCGGATATTCCCGGCACGGTTGAGGGGAATCCGGTTTTTGAATATCACGACGCCTTTAATCCCGATGTTGAGGAAATTGAAGACTTGAAAGACCGTTACCGCAAGGGCGCGGTGGGCGATGTTGAGGTAAAACAGAAACTTGCCAAAGCGATAAACGCGGTTCTGGAGCCGTTTCGGGAGAAAAGGGCGGAATTTGAAAAACGCCCCGATGATGTGCGCGATATTTTGAGGCATGGAACGGCGAAAGCGAATGAAAGCGCTAATGAACATATTGAGGAGATAATTAAAAAAACGGGTTTGTTTAATCCGTAA
- a CDS encoding NADPH-dependent assimilatory sulfite reductase hemoprotein subunit produces the protein MPQMEPPGRSVAGYKYVFVRHFERLCYSDGRKTAKSPRRFSVIMSPRRSVRVSEEKKSKVEAIKEKSDYLRGNISETLKGDDSHFTEEDYQLLKFHGIYQQDDRDVRQQLKKEGKERKYMFMVRTKNPGGGELSPQQWEALCEAGEKYANGTLRITTRQTIQFHGIGKDNLKNAMRYLNENFVPTNGACGDVNRNTMAGPVSDITGSGAFNAQELAREISENLSFKTTAYYDVWMDGEMMTKDEPPPSNEIEPMYGKAYLPRKFKIGIAEEHDNSVDVHTNDIGVVPVINGELKGFNILVGGGLGSHHRQKRTFPRLADPLGFVSEDKVHDTLKAILEFQRDNGDRTDRKHARMKYVVEEWGIDKVRSEIEKRVGFKFEPVTEFTLRQPENHLGWHTQSDPELMYVGIFVENGRIKDTSGNRTKTCIREIVKEYGAGVRLTALQNIILSGIPKNKKDEISARLESAGVKTEDEYSKIRLNSMACPALPTCGLALAEAERYMPDLISELEKMGYGDENIKIRMSGCPNSCSRPPTSEIGLIGASPGKYNIYLGGNFEGTRMNTLYEEMVSESELAPKIAEFIDFYRENGKDGEAFGDFCARVGFDEIRKSTRPEGVEPPTS, from the coding sequence ATGCCCCAGATGGAGCCGCCCGGTCGGTCTGTCGCCGGTTACAAGTATGTGTTTGTCCGCCATTTTGAGCGTTTATGCTACTCGGACGGGCGCAAAACCGCAAAATCCCCGCGCAGATTTTCAGTTATAATGTCGCCTCGGAGGAGCGTAAGAGTGTCCGAAGAAAAAAAATCCAAAGTAGAAGCAATCAAGGAAAAGAGCGACTATCTGCGCGGAAACATAAGCGAGACGCTCAAAGGCGATGACTCGCATTTTACCGAAGAAGACTACCAACTTCTGAAATTTCACGGAATTTACCAGCAGGACGACCGGGATGTGCGCCAGCAACTGAAAAAAGAGGGCAAAGAGCGCAAATATATGTTCATGGTGCGCACAAAAAACCCCGGCGGCGGTGAACTTTCACCGCAACAGTGGGAGGCGCTTTGCGAAGCGGGGGAAAAATACGCAAACGGCACTTTGAGAATCACAACGCGCCAGACCATTCAGTTTCACGGAATCGGAAAGGACAACCTGAAAAACGCGATGCGGTACCTGAATGAAAATTTTGTGCCCACAAACGGCGCGTGCGGAGACGTGAACAGAAACACGATGGCGGGTCCCGTTTCGGACATCACCGGTTCGGGCGCGTTCAACGCGCAGGAACTTGCGCGCGAAATCTCCGAAAACCTGTCGTTCAAAACAACCGCCTACTACGATGTCTGGATGGACGGCGAGATGATGACAAAAGACGAACCGCCGCCAAGCAATGAAATTGAGCCGATGTATGGAAAGGCGTATCTGCCGCGTAAATTCAAAATCGGCATAGCGGAAGAGCACGACAACTCTGTGGACGTTCACACGAACGACATAGGCGTAGTTCCCGTTATCAACGGCGAACTGAAAGGTTTTAATATTCTGGTCGGCGGCGGTCTTGGCAGCCACCACAGGCAGAAACGCACGTTCCCGCGCCTCGCGGACCCGCTCGGTTTCGTCAGCGAAGACAAAGTCCACGACACGCTGAAAGCCATATTAGAGTTTCAAAGAGACAACGGCGACAGAACAGATCGCAAACACGCACGCATGAAATACGTTGTTGAGGAATGGGGAATTGACAAAGTGCGCTCCGAGATTGAAAAACGGGTCGGTTTCAAGTTTGAGCCCGTAACCGAATTCACTCTGCGCCAGCCCGAAAATCACCTCGGCTGGCACACACAAAGCGACCCCGAATTAATGTATGTCGGCATATTTGTTGAAAACGGCAGAATTAAAGACACATCCGGAAATCGGACAAAAACCTGCATAAGGGAAATTGTGAAGGAATACGGAGCGGGCGTCCGGCTGACCGCTCTTCAAAACATCATTCTTTCGGGCATTCCGAAAAACAAAAAGGACGAAATCTCAGCGCGGCTTGAATCGGCGGGCGTCAAAACGGAGGACGAATACTCAAAAATCCGCCTGAACTCAATGGCATGCCCCGCTCTGCCCACCTGCGGGCTCGCGCTTGCCGAAGCCGAAAGATATATGCCGGACCTAATTTCCGAACTTGAAAAAATGGGATACGGCGACGAGAACATCAAAATCAGAATGAGCGGCTGTCCGAATTCGTGCTCGCGCCCGCCCACTTCGGAAATCGGGCTTATTGGGGCGTCTCCGGGGAAATACAACATCTACCTCGGCGGCAATTTTGAGGGAACGCGCATGAACACGCTTTACGAGGAGATGGTTTCCGAAAGCGAACTCGCGCCAAAAATCGCGGAGTTCATAGATTTTTACAGGGAAAACGGCAAAGATGGCGAAGCGTTCGGAGATTTCTGCGCTCGCGTGGGTTTTGACGAGATAAGAAAATCAACGCGCCCGGAGGGAGTCGAACCCCCAACCTCCTGA